TCCGACTGGATTGGCTAGAGCTGAGCAAAGATACGGCGGCCACGGCAGATTCTATGAGGTTGTTATGATGGCCACTCGAAGCGATCGGTAGCATTCCTCCTCCTGATCCTGCGGCACCGACCGAGGCCGTCTGGGTCGTGGATGAATCGTCTTCTTCCTCGTCCGACGATAGCGAATTGACATCTGAGTTGGACGGCGAGGGCGAGGGAGGCGAAAGGGTCTCCTGTT
This is a stretch of genomic DNA from Uranotaenia lowii strain MFRU-FL unplaced genomic scaffold, ASM2978415v1 HiC_scaffold_1581, whole genome shotgun sequence. It encodes these proteins:
- the LOC129759457 gene encoding uncharacterized protein LOC129759457, translated to MLQEQETLSPPSPSPSNSDVNSLSSDEEEDDSSTTQTASVGAAGSGGGMLPIASSGHHNNLIESAVAAVSLLSSSQSSRMRAPPPPPPNRKAPSRPV